A segment of the Acidobacteriota bacterium genome:
GAAAACCAATTTTCTCCCAGCGGGCGGTTGAATTTCATCCCTCTTTTATGGGGAGTTGTACTAAGTTTATTTGATTGAACTATGAGCGCTTATGCGGCTTCCTGCTCCATTTGAGCAGCAATTAATTGACTATAAATTCCTTCCTGGGCAAGGAGCTGTTCGTGTGTCCCGTGTCCCACAATTCGGCCCTGGTCCATCACCACAATCAGGTCGGAATCCATAATGGTACTGAGTCGGTGGGCAATCACGATTCGAGTGCACTTGAGCGTAGCCAGATTCTGGTGGACCTGACTTTCGGTGATGGTGTCGAGTTCGCTGGTGGCTTCATCGAAAAAGAGAATTGCCGGACGATTGACCAGGGCCCGCGCGATGGCGATGCGTTGGCGCTGTCCACCGGAAAGGGATGTGCCTCCATCCATGAGCAAGGTTTCGTACCCCATCGGCATCGCCAGAATATCATCGTGAATACAGGCCAGTTTGGCAGCTTCCATAATGGCCGGGAGGGGGAGGGTCGGATTGGCAATACCGATATTGGATCGAATTGAATCTCCAAAGACATAGGGACGCTGGGTGATGATTCCCAGTTGATTGCGAACCGAATGCAGATCCAGTCCTGAAAGGTCAGCTCCATCAAACAGAATGTGGCCTGAGGTAGGTTGGTAGAGCCCAAGCATCAATTTGGCAAGGGTTGATTTCCCAGCTCCCGAACGTCCAACCAGAGCTACTTTCTGTCCAGCTTGAATGTTGAGTGAAACGCCATCAACCACCAGCGGCGAGAGTGACCCATAGCGAAAGGAAACATTTTCCAGCGTGATGCGCCCGTGCAAGGCCGGTGCTCGCACAACCTGACTGAAATCCTGCTCGGGAGAGGTCTTGAGAACATCTTCGATTCGTTCGATATAGCTTCCTAAAACCTGAAACTGCAAACAGGTGGAAATCAAGGTTGAGAGCGGCCCCAAAAATCCAATCGCCAGTGCGTTGAGTGACAACATCGTTCCCAATGTCATGTGCCCATTCAAAACCTGCCCGCCGCCGACCCACAGAATAATCATCGGAGACGCTGTCCGGAGCGTGTTCATCAATGAGTCAACGGTCGCGCTAAATCGTCCGCGTTCGAGGGACACGTTCATTTCATCAACAAATAAATTTGACCAGCGTTCAATCGCCCGGTTTTCAACACCACTTGATTTCAAAGTTTCAATACCAGCCAATATTTGGACCACATACCCCTGGGTTCGAGCCTGCATCTGCAAATGTTGGGTCATCAGTTCCTGAGTGCGGTGGCGGGAAAACCAAAAGACCCCGACCTGCACCAGCCCCAGAGCCAGAACCAGCGCCCCCAGGGTTTGATCCGCAGTGAGCAGGATAATCAGGTACAGACTGACCAGGGCGCCATCCAGGGCGCCAGAAAGGGCTCCTGACGTCAGGATTTCGCGAATTGTGGCATTGCTGTTGAGCCGCATCATCAAATCGCCGGCTGATCGGATTTGAAAGTAGGCAAAGGGCAATCGAACCAGATGGTCAAGAAATCCAACTGTCATTTGGGTATCCAGGACCGTTCGCAGGTTCAGGAGCAAATGAGCCCGGATCAAGGACGATAAAAACGAAAAGAGAATCACCCCGCCCAATCCGATTCCGAGCACTTCGAGGAGATACCCATCACCTCGTGGGATGACCCGATCCACCAGAATCCCGGTGATGAAGGGTACCGCCAGGGCAAAAAATTGGATTAAGAGTGAAGTCACCAGCAACCTCGAAATCAGCCCGGAATGTCCCAAAACCCGGCGCACATATCCCCAAAAAACATTTGACTCCTTTTGCGAGGTCTGGAACTCATCACATGGTTCAAACTCAAGCACCACGCCGGTAAAAGATTTGTTAAATTGTTCCAGTGGTATCCGGCGTCTCCCCGAAGCTGGGTCAATAATATCAACTCCGGTTGTGCGCAATTTTTCAAAGACGACAAAGTGACTGAATTCCCAATGCAGGATCGAGGCAGGTTTTAAGTAGTCAAGATCTTCCACCTCAACTTTGACACCTCGACCACGCAACCCATACCAGCTCCCAGCTTCAATAATTGCCTGAGCATTGAGCCCATCCCGGTCAACCCCGGTGGCTTCCCGAATCTCATCAACCGATATCTGTTTGCCATGATAGCCAAGTACCATGGCCAGACAGGCCGCTCCACATTCAATACCCGTCAATTGCTGGATATAGGGAATGTGTTGTGGCTGAAACATTTGGCCAAGTTTGAGCAGGGCCGGGTATTGTGCTTTGAGTGAATCAACGGACTGAGGTTTATTCATGTGAGTTGTCAAAGAGGTTTTTGAGCCACGGGGCCAGGGTAAAGATGATCCGCTCCGTCCGAACCGGAACTTCCACCACGCCCTGCATGCCGTCATAGTAATCATAGATTTTCCCATCGGTGGTAAAAGTCGCTGAGGGAATCTGCCCACGAACCAGAATGACTGGTCCCTTCATTTCCAGGGTGTCGGCGATTTCCTGGCCCAGATAGCGCTTCATTTCATTGGGGCCGATGACTTCATCGCTGATGGATTCAATGGTGAGGTACTGATAGGCGTATTTGTAGCCGCTCGGTTCAAGCCGAAGGCTCGTGCCAGTTTTGAGCAGCGGGCGGAAATGGCCGGGTAAAATGGCAATCACCGACAGGCCCGGTTTTTCATCCGAAAGGGTCAAGAGTGATTCACCGGGTGACAGATGCTGGTTTGGGCGGACCCGAATATCGCGAATCACACCCGACCGTGGGGCTTTGACCAGCCGCGCTTCCAACTGACTTTCAATTGATTCCTTTTGAGCCCGAAGTGCGGTTAATTCCTGCTGAAGCGCTGGATTATTCGGTTCGCTCAGGCTTTTGGCCAACTGGACCTGGTATGTTTTTTGAACCTGCTCAAGGGCTGCTGCCTCCTGGTCGTCATAAAACCGCACCAAAACCTGATGGGCTTCCACTTTCTGGCCAGGTTGAACCTGAATGGATTTCACCATGCCGGCTGAAAGTGCGGTCAGATCCGTCCGGTTGTTGACCCGAACAATCGCTGGGCCCGTTGCATATTCATTGATTCGACCAACCGAGAGATATCCCACCCCGGTCAGAAATACCGTTACCAGCAACCAGTACACCCAGCCTACCCAGGCGGGTGACAATCGGAGAAGACTGCCCGTGTCCTTCATGCCTGCCGCATGGGCTTCAAGTGCCTGCTTCCGAAAGATCTCTTCAGATGGTGAGGTGGCATTTGACCGCCGGCGGGCTGAAAACGCCTCAAAGCGATTCTGGAGCATGAGTTGGGTACACATCGGCGCCAACTGGCTTGCCAAAAGATTCAGGATTTGAAACTGGTCATCCGTAAAGGCTGGTCGGTTTTCATCTCGAATCGCCACCAGTACGGCCAGAACTTCCCCTTGAGCATCTTTTACCGGTTCAGCTAAAAACGATTCCGTTCCTTTGCCCTGTGGATCATCCAGTTTGGGGTAATAGCGGGCATCACTCCGAACATCTTGTGTCAGGTGGATGGCTAACCCGGTTCCAGCAACATACCCAATCAACCCGATACTGGAGTCCCAATTTTGGGCATCACCTTCTCGCTGACCTGGAGCAGAGAGTTTTCGCTCTACGGCCTGATACATCCAGCACGCCGCCCGGTTGGCCTCAAGGAGTTCTTCAATCGCCTGAGTCGCCACCTGGCACAAATCTTCGGCACGGGTTTGCCGCATCAACCGCTGAACATGTGGTGCAATGTTCTGCATCTTGACTGCCCGCCGAACGAGGTCCAGTTCAAGCTGAAAATCAGACAGCACTGTTTTCCAATAAAACTTCACCGCACTGGCGACAATAGTCAAAAAGGTATCTGGCGCACCTGTATTCCTGAGGGTATAAAAGATTTTTCCCAGCTTTGCTTCAGCCATACCTTCTGAGGTGGAGTCATCCACAAGCAGAAGTTTGACCTCTCGATTGACCGGTGAATTGGCGCCATTCCAATGGGCAATACCGGAGTTGGAATGTTCCAGGCTGGCCTGATCAACAATGACAAGTGTAACTTCGTTGTTTTGGAGGATTTCTCCTGCCTCCTGAAGTGTTTGAATTGTTATCGGGAAATACTGATCCTTGAGGAGATTTCGAATCCAGGCCACCGTATCCAGATTCTCACTGACAACCAGAACTTTCGGCGGGTAGCACACCAAAAGCGGCTCAAGGTTTGACTCCTGTGATTCGTGATTGAGAAATTGAATTCCGGCCAGATGATAGTGAGGAACATCTGGTGAATAAATCCATCGAACAACGGCATTCAGACAAATTTGATTGGCAGCGAAGGAGCAATGATAGGTAACGGTCAGATTTTGGAGAGGAGTAATCTGAAGTTCGTCCTCAACGGGGATGGCGAGCACCATCCCTGCCCGGCTGATATTCCAAATCAAACCGGTGAAGGACTGTCCTTCTGAATCAATTTCAATCTGACACCTTAAAAGGCTTGAAATTTCAGGCCGCGCAATCATTTGTTTTTACTTTCAGATCAATATCGTGGGAGCGGCAGATTGACGCCGCTTTCACTCTCACCGATTTACGATTGAATCTCTGTTATACCAGTTTGTAGTCAGTAGTCAGTAGTCAGTAGTTCACTAAGTCTATTTGATTGAATTACTTGACTATTTTCTAATGCAAGGATTCCATTCCAAAATGGTATTACTTCAACCGTATAGAACCTCGTGGGGGAACAGACGCCAGCAGCAGGCGATCCCAGTCAGGTGTGACCGACGTTGTGGCCGCCAGCAAGGCCAGGCCAATTCCACTTGCTCCAGTCAGAAAATTTGGATCGGG
Coding sequences within it:
- a CDS encoding GAF domain-containing protein, translated to MIARPEISSLLRCQIEIDSEGQSFTGLIWNISRAGMVLAIPVEDELQITPLQNLTVTYHCSFAANQICLNAVVRWIYSPDVPHYHLAGIQFLNHESQESNLEPLLVCYPPKVLVVSENLDTVAWIRNLLKDQYFPITIQTLQEAGEILQNNEVTLVIVDQASLEHSNSGIAHWNGANSPVNREVKLLLVDDSTSEGMAEAKLGKIFYTLRNTGAPDTFLTIVASAVKFYWKTVLSDFQLELDLVRRAVKMQNIAPHVQRLMRQTRAEDLCQVATQAIEELLEANRAACWMYQAVERKLSAPGQREGDAQNWDSSIGLIGYVAGTGLAIHLTQDVRSDARYYPKLDDPQGKGTESFLAEPVKDAQGEVLAVLVAIRDENRPAFTDDQFQILNLLASQLAPMCTQLMLQNRFEAFSARRRSNATSPSEEIFRKQALEAHAAGMKDTGSLLRLSPAWVGWVYWLLVTVFLTGVGYLSVGRINEYATGPAIVRVNNRTDLTALSAGMVKSIQVQPGQKVEAHQVLVRFYDDQEAAALEQVQKTYQVQLAKSLSEPNNPALQQELTALRAQKESIESQLEARLVKAPRSGVIRDIRVRPNQHLSPGESLLTLSDEKPGLSVIAILPGHFRPLLKTGTSLRLEPSGYKYAYQYLTIESISDEVIGPNEMKRYLGQEIADTLEMKGPVILVRGQIPSATFTTDGKIYDYYDGMQGVVEVPVRTERIIFTLAPWLKNLFDNSHE
- a CDS encoding peptidase domain-containing ABC transporter, encoding MNKPQSVDSLKAQYPALLKLGQMFQPQHIPYIQQLTGIECGAACLAMVLGYHGKQISVDEIREATGVDRDGLNAQAIIEAGSWYGLRGRGVKVEVEDLDYLKPASILHWEFSHFVVFEKLRTTGVDIIDPASGRRRIPLEQFNKSFTGVVLEFEPCDEFQTSQKESNVFWGYVRRVLGHSGLISRLLVTSLLIQFFALAVPFITGILVDRVIPRGDGYLLEVLGIGLGGVILFSFLSSLIRAHLLLNLRTVLDTQMTVGFLDHLVRLPFAYFQIRSAGDLMMRLNSNATIREILTSGALSGALDGALVSLYLIILLTADQTLGALVLALGLVQVGVFWFSRHRTQELMTQHLQMQARTQGYVVQILAGIETLKSSGVENRAIERWSNLFVDEMNVSLERGRFSATVDSLMNTLRTASPMIILWVGGGQVLNGHMTLGTMLSLNALAIGFLGPLSTLISTCLQFQVLGSYIERIEDVLKTSPEQDFSQVVRAPALHGRITLENVSFRYGSLSPLVVDGVSLNIQAGQKVALVGRSGAGKSTLAKLMLGLYQPTSGHILFDGADLSGLDLHSVRNQLGIITQRPYVFGDSIRSNIGIANPTLPLPAIMEAAKLACIHDDILAMPMGYETLLMDGGTSLSGGQRQRIAIARALVNRPAILFFDEATSELDTITESQVHQNLATLKCTRIVIAHRLSTIMDSDLIVVMDQGRIVGHGTHEQLLAQEGIYSQLIAAQMEQEAA